From the Macaca nemestrina isolate mMacNem1 chromosome 7, mMacNem.hap1, whole genome shotgun sequence genome, one window contains:
- the LOC105493125 gene encoding pro-cathepsin H has translation MWVTLPLLCAGAWLLGAPVCGAAELSVNSLEKFHFKSWMSKHHKTYSTEEYHHRMQTFASNWRKINAHNNGNHTFKMALNQFSDMSFAEIKHKYLWSEPQNCSATKSNYLRGTGPYPPSMDWRKKGNFVSPVKNQGACGSCWTFSTTGALESAIAIATGKMLSLAEQQLVDCAQDFNNHGCQGGLPSQAFEYILYNKGIMGEDTYPYQGKDGDCKFRPGKAIGFVKDVANITIYDEEAMVEAVALYNPVSFAFEVTQDFMMYKTGIYSSTSCHKTPDKVNHAVLAVGYGEENGIPYWIVKNSWGPQWGMNGYFLIERGKNMCGLAACASYPIPLV, from the exons ATGTGGGTCACGCTGCCGCTGCTCTGCGCCGGagcctggctcctgggagcccccgTCTGCGGCGCCGCGGAACTGTCCGTGAACTCCTTAG agaAGTTTCACTTCAAGTCATGGATGTCTAAG CACCATAAGACATACAGCACGGAGGAGTACCACCACAGGATGCAGACGTTTGCCAGCAACTGGAGGAAGATAAATGCCCACAACAATGGGAACCAcacatttaaaa TGGCACTGAACCAATTTTCAGACATGAGCTTTGCTGAAATAAAGCACAAGTATCTTTGGTCAGAGCCTCAG AATTGCTCAGCCACCAAAAGTAACTACCTTCGAGGTACTGGTCCCTACCCACCTTCCATGGACTGGcggaaaaaaggaaattttgtcTCACCTGTGAAAAATCAG GGTGCCTGCGGCAGTTGCTGGACTTTCTCCACCACAGGGGCCCTGGAGTCTGCGATTGCCATCGCAACCGGGAAGATGCTGTCCTTG GCTGAACAGCAGCTGGTGGACTGCGCCCAGGACTTCAACAATCACGGCTGCCAAGG GGGTCTCCCCAGCCAGGCTTTCGAGTACATCCTGTACAACAAGGGGATCATGGGTGAAGACACCTACCCCTACCAGGGCAAG GATGGTGATTGCAAGTTCCGGCCTGGAAAGGCCATCGGCTTTGTCAAGGATGTAGCCAACATCACAATC TATGATGAGGAAGCGATGGTAGAGGCTGTGGCCCTCTACAACCCTGTGAGCTTTGCCTTCGAGGTGACTCAGGACTTCATGATGTATAAAACGGGCATCTACTCCAG tACTTCCTGCCATAAAACTCCAGATAAAGTAAACCATGCAGTACTGGCTGTTGGGTATGGAGAAGAAAATGGGATCCCTTATTGGATCGTGAAAAACTCTTGGGGTCCCCAGTGGGGAATGAATGG GTACTTCCTCATCGAGCGCGGAAAGAACATGTGTGGCCTGGCTGCCTGCGCCTCCTACCCCATCCCTCTGGTGTGA